DNA sequence from the Deinococcota bacterium genome:
GCTGGAGGACGCCGGGCGGCAGCCTGCCGGGGTTGCCGGGAGAGATTATCTCAGCCTGCGTCGGCAAGCCGGTCATGATTGGCGGTTGGGACAGCGAGAAAAGAAAGCCCAAGGAATTGGTCCCGCACCTGCCCGCGGGCAGCGTGTGGTTTGTGGAGGCAGAAGCGAGTGAAGTGGCCGCCGCCAAGCAACGGCATGGCGGGCACATCGGCGAGAAGACCGCCTGGGGCTACGGGCAAATCCTGATTGGAGCGTGGTGAATGAAGCACATCATCGTCGGCATGTTGGCGGAAACCTTCGTCCACCCCGGCACGGGGCAAAACGTCGGGGCGATTGACTTGCCGGTGGCTCGAGAAGCCGCCACCAGCTACCCCTTCGTGGCGGGCTCGAGCCTCAAGGGGGCACTACGCCAAGCGTTTGAAGACAAAGAGGGCAAGGAAGCAGCAAAGGCCATCTTCGGCGAGCAGGACAATGCCGGAAACGTCCTCATCGCTGACGCCCGCCTTCTTCTCTTGCCGGTGCGCAGCCTCTCGAGCGCCTACAAGTGGCTGACCTGCCCGCACCTGCTCGAGCGCTTGCAGCGTGACTTGAAGCGGAGCGGTGACGACAGCGAGTTCGAGCTTCCCAAAGTCGAGAAGAAAACGGTGTGCAGCCAAGGGTCGGGGCGACTCTTTCTCGAGGAGCGCAGCTTCGAGATTGCGGACAAGCCGAGTGAAACCCTGGTGAACGCACTCAAGCAGCTCATCCCCAACGGCACCACCGCCGGACGCCTGAACGAGCAACTCGCCATCCTCAGTGACGACGACTTCGCCTGGTTCGCGCGCTACGGGCTGGCGGTGCAGGCACGCAATCAACTCACAGACAAAAAGACCAGCAACAACCTCTGGTACGAGGAGACGCTCCCACCCGACACCCTCATGTACGCGGTCTTGGCCGAGCGCAACGGCAAGGGCGCCCTACAGGACGTGCGGAAAATCGGCGACTACCTGCAAGTCGGCGGCAACGAAACCGTGGGGCAGGGCTGGTTCAGCCTGCGCTGGCCGGAGGCGGGAGAATGAGCGGCCAGACCTTAGCCCAGCGCCGCGCCGCGCACGCGCTAGGCAAAATCGAAGGGCTTCAGAGCAAAGGCGGCTACGGCAACTACAAGAGCTACGTAAAGGCGCTTCCCGCCAACATCCTCATGAGCGGCCTGGGCCAAGCGGTGGCTACGGTGCGCTCGCGCAAAGGCAAGAGAGATGGTTACGGGGAGCTTTACGACCACATGGCGACGTGGCTGTGCGGCAATGATGATGACGCTCCCTACCGCAACTACCGTCAAGCCGACCTGCTCAGAGCCATCGTAGAGCACGACCAGGACCGCTATATTCACGCTCAGGCCGAGGCGATGGCCTACCTCGAGTGGCTGCGCAAGTTCGCCGACGCCTTTTTAGAAGGCGGCGAGGAGCCCGACTAGTGCGCCCGCTCTACAAGGAAGCAGCGCAGAATGTGGCGCGCAAAGGAGGTCACGCCGGACTCTGGTATGACAAGTTCTGTGATGAGTGGCAGGGCGATTGGACAGGACTGGGCGATGAGGGCAA
Encoded proteins:
- the cmr4 gene encoding type III-B CRISPR module RAMP protein Cmr4 codes for the protein MKHIIVGMLAETFVHPGTGQNVGAIDLPVAREAATSYPFVAGSSLKGALRQAFEDKEGKEAAKAIFGEQDNAGNVLIADARLLLLPVRSLSSAYKWLTCPHLLERLQRDLKRSGDDSEFELPKVEKKTVCSQGSGRLFLEERSFEIADKPSETLVNALKQLIPNGTTAGRLNEQLAILSDDDFAWFARYGLAVQARNQLTDKKTSNNLWYEETLPPDTLMYAVLAERNGKGALQDVRKIGDYLQVGGNETVGQGWFSLRWPEAGE
- the cmr5 gene encoding type III-B CRISPR module-associated protein Cmr5, whose protein sequence is MSGQTLAQRRAAHALGKIEGLQSKGGYGNYKSYVKALPANILMSGLGQAVATVRSRKGKRDGYGELYDHMATWLCGNDDDAPYRNYRQADLLRAIVEHDQDRYIHAQAEAMAYLEWLRKFADAFLEGGEEPD
- a CDS encoding type III-B CRISPR module-associated protein Cmr3 is translated as WRTPGGSLPGLPGEIISACVGKPVMIGGWDSEKRKPKELVPHLPAGSVWFVEAEASEVAAAKQRHGGHIGEKTAWGYGQILIGAW